The sequence below is a genomic window from Campylobacter ornithocola.
GCTTCTTTTAAAGAAAAAGCTTTGGGTATGGATGCTGGTAGCAATGATAGCTTGACTCATAAATTAGCAGATGTGTATTTTGTGAGCCATTTTGAAAAAAGAATAAATTTAAGCGATCTTGATTTATTTTATAAAATAGGTTTAAATGCTATTGGCGCTACCAAAGAAGAGTTGCAAAAATTTTTACAAACTAAAGAAGCCAAAGAGCTTTTGGCAGCCTATGATATAGCTAATGAAATTTCTAGAAATTATGGTACGCCAGCTTTTGTAGTAAATGGTAAGTATCAAATTAATCCTGAGTATATTACCTCTTTAGAAGAACTTATTTTGAT
It includes:
- a CDS encoding thiol:disulfide interchange protein DsbA/DsbL, with the protein product MQITQKFFKIIAIIAFVFGVSANALSEGREYIVLKTPIPNAQNSLIKIFSYRCGYCYNHHQFNTLAKVKEALPNLRYDIFSVSSMLEYGSALNEMFALASFKEKALGMDAGSNDSLTHKLADVYFVSHFEKRINLSDLDLFYKIGLNAIGATKEELQKFLQTKEAKELLAAYDIANEISRNYGTPAFVVNGKYQINPEYITSLEELILIVKELSNK